GGGATCCGGCGAAGTTGTCGTGGAAGAACGCCGCGTCCTTGGCGAACAGTTCGTCCATGCCGGTGACGTAGAGCTGCTCGATCCCGCGGGCGTCGAGGCGGTTCAGGCAGTGCAGCCCGATGCGCCAGAACGCCTCCGAGAGCAGCAGGACCCCGGCGAACCCGAGGACGTAGGGCATGGCCCAGCCGAGGGCCCCCTCGGTGGCCCCCGTGCCCTCTTCCCCGCCCGCGATCCGGCCGACGAGCTTCGCGACGACCAGCGGTGCGATGTAGTGGATGCCGATGTTGCCCAGCGCCGGGAGCAGCATCGCGGGCGCCGTCAGCCGGCGCAGGCGGACCAACTCCCGCCCGTAGTAACGGAGCGCGAGGAGCACGGGACTCCTGCGCGGTGGGTGTGTGTTCGGCGTACTTCCGTGCGATTCGGGCGATCCCATCCCAACCCTGCCTTCTCGGACCGTCTGGCCAGAAAGCGGAGTGTCCCGCACGGGCGCCCGCGGGGTCCAAGGCTTTTCTCCCGATAGCCGAAAACCGGCCGACCTGCGCACGAACCCCGACCGGCGTTCGCCTGGTGTACGCGCCGCCGTCACGCCAGGCTCCCTTACCTGAACCCCGGACGCGCTGTGCTGGGGTGTTCAGCCACCCCTCAACCGCGGAGGTCGTCCCCGCCATGGCAGAACTCAATCGTCGGCGTTTCCTGCAGCTCGCAGGCGGCACCACCGCCCTGACGATGCTGGGCGAGAGCATCGCCCGCGCCGCCGCCATCCCCGCACAGGGGACCACCGGCTCCATCGCGGACGTCGAGCACATCGTGGTGCTCATGCAGGAGAACCGTTCCTTCGACCACTACTTCGGTGCGCTGCGCGGTGTCCGTGGCTTCGGCGACCCTCGTCCGGTGACCCTGCCCAGCGGCAAGTCCGTCTGGCACCAGTCCGACGGCACGAAGGAGACGCTGCCCTTCCGGCCGCCGTCCGAGGACCTCGGGATGGAGTTCCTCCAGGGACTCAACCACGACTGGGCGGGCGGCCAGAGCGCCTTCAACAAGGGCAAGTACGACAACTGGGTGCCCGCCAAGACGGCCACCACGATGGCCCACCTGACCCGCCAGGACATCCCCTTCCACTACGCCCTGGCGGACGCGTTCACCATCTGCGACGCCTACCACTGCTCCTTCATCGGCTCCACCGACCCCAACCGCTACTACCTCTGGTCGGGCCACACCGGCAACGACGGCCAGGGCGGCGGCCCGGTCCTCAACAACGCCGAGGCCGGCTACGGATGGACCACCTACCCGGAGCGCCTGGAGGCCGCCGGGGTCTCCTGGAAGGTCTACCAGGACATCGGCGACGGCCTGAACGCCGCCGGATCCTGGGGCTGGATCAACGACGCCTACCGAGGCAACTACGGCGACAACTCGCTGCTGTACTTCAACAGCTACCGCAACGCCCAACCGGGCAGCGCCCTCTACGAGAAGGCCCGTACGGGCACCGACGCGGCAGCGGGCGAAGGCTACTTCGAGAAGCTGCGCGCGGACGTGGTGGGAGGCACCCTCCCCCAGATCTCCTGGATCGCCGCCCCCGAAGCCTTCAGCGAGCACTCCAACTGGCCCTCCAACTACGGCGCCTGGTACATCTCCCAGGTCCTGGACGCGCTCACCGCCGACCCGGACGTGTGGGCGAAGACGGCCCTGTTCATCACCTACGACGAGAACGACGGCTTCTTCGACCACGTCGTCCCGCCGTACGCCCCCGCCAGTGCCGCGCAGGGCCTGTCGACGACGCCCACCGCCCTGGACGTGTTCCCCGGCAAGGCCGGGTACGTGGCCGGACCCTACGGCCTGGGCCCGCGCGTGCCGATGCTCGTCGTCTCCCCGTGGAGCACCGGCGGCTACGCCTGCTCCGAAACCTTCGACCACACCTCGGTCATCCGCTTCATGGAGCAGCGCTTCGGCGTCCACGAGCCCAACATCTCGCCCTGGCGCCGCGCCGTCTGCGGCGACCTGACCTCCGCCTTCGACTTCGCCCGCAAGGACACCGCCCCGGCCCCGCTGCCGGACACCGACGGCTGGTTCCCGCCGGACCGCGAGCGCCACCCCGACTTCCGGGCGACCCCGCCGGCCCAGGGGGCCATGCCCCGCCAGGAGAAGGGACTGCGCCCCACGCGCGCGCTCAAGTACGCCCCGTACGTGGACGGCGCCGCGCTCGTCTCCGAGGGCAGGTTCCGGCTGACGTTCAGCGGCGGCCCGGAGCTGGGCGCGCAGTTCTACGTCACCTCCGGCAACCGCACCGACGCTCCATGGACCTACACCACCGAGGCCGGCAAGTCGATCGCGGACACCTGGAACACCGCCTACTCGGCCGGTGCCACCGACCTGACCGTGCACGGCCCCAACGGCTTCCTGCGCGGCTTCCGCAACCCCGGCACCACCCCCGGCCCCGAGGTCACCGCCCGCCACAACGCCGCCACCGGGAACCTGGACCTCACCCTCACCAACGCCGGGAGCACCACCGCCACGGTGACGCTGACCAACGCCTACGGCGGCGGCCCGAAGCGCCTGACCGTCCCCAAGGGCGCCACCGTCAAGCACACCGTCTCCTTGAAGAACACCCGCCGCTGGTACGACGTCACGGTCACCGCCTCCGGCTCCCGGGCCTTCCTGCGCCGCTTCGCCGGCAAGGTGGAGACCGGCGCGGCGGGCCTCTCGGACCCGGCGATCCTGACGGAGCAGTCCTCCTGAACGACGAGCGGCGCCGCCGGATCCACCGGCGGCGCCACACGTGCTGCTCAGGGCAGTTGGGTCAGAAGAGGTTGGTGACGCTGGTCGCCCAACCGCGCGCGCCGACCAGCTGGGGCTGCTTGAGGCCGGTGGGACCACCCGGATAGAAGAGCAGGCAGCCGGTGGGGCAGGTGGTCGTGGCCGCCTTGCCCGCACTGTCGACGTAGTTCACCACACGCTTGGCGTCGGCCGGAGTGGTGGTCCACAGGTCCCCCTGCTCGTCACCCGCCTTGGGCTGGAACTGCTTGTACGGGATGACCTGGCCCTCGTCGGTGATCGTCTTGCTGACGACGGTGCCCTGGGCATTGCCCCGGCTGACGACAACCGGCCGGTCGGCGGTCAGCCAGCCCCCGGTGGCGTAGGTGGTGCGGGGCGCGAGTCCGAACTTTCCGTCCGCGGCGATCTTGCCGGCGTAGAAGTACAGCTTCCCGTCGACCTTGTTGCGGGCCAGGATGTCCTTGACGCCGTCGCCGTTCTGGTCCCCGATGCCGAGGATCGTGTAGTTCTTCCAGGTGGTGCCGCCGGTGTAGCCGGGGGCCATGAAGTCGAAGGGCTGGTTCTGGTTCGGGCTTCCATCGGCCTTGGTCCGGCCTGAATAGATGCGCAGGCGCGCACCGGAGCAGGCATCGTCCACGCATTCGACGACAGCCAGGTCGTTGCCCTTCTTGAACCCGGCATCGGTGCGCTGATCCAGGTCACCGGGGGCGATGATCTGCTGGATGCGCCCCCAGCCCGCGGAGCCGAGGCCGGGGGGCGGGAGCAGCTCGCGGCGGTTGGCGTGCGAGAAGTCGCCGAACCCGTTGCCGGGATAGAGGTACAGCTTGTTGTCGCCCAAGCGGACGATGGCGTCCTCGTAGCCGTCAGGTGCGCCCGTGGGGCTGACGAAGTTGGTGAAGTCACCGCCGTGCGCGATCAGCGCACCCTGCCAGCCGGAGTCCGCGATGGTGCGCACCTGCACGCGGCCGGCTCCGTTGCTGGTGTACAGCCGCAGACCGCCGTCCGGCTCAGGAGCCAGCAGGTCGGGGAAGCCGTCGCCATTGAGGTCGCCGACGAGGTCCGAGTACGCCCGGTTCAGCGGAGTCTGCCCGGCCGGGTAGACGAAGGTGGGAGAGGAGGTGTGCAACGTCGTGACGTCGGCGGCACCGTCGGACGGCGATGCATTGCCGGCCTTGTCGACGGCGTGGACGTACAGGCTGTGCCCGAACCGCTGCGTGAGCGTGACTTCGGCGGTGGCTTCCGTAGCGCCAGGAGCGAGTGGAATCCAGTTGGCTCCACCACACGTCGTGCTGGATACCGGGATGGGCCGGTCCATGGACCAGCAGAACCCTGCGAGGTCGGTGGCCGGGTTCTTGAACTTGAGGCGCAGCTTGGTGCGCGCCTGCTGAGTGGTGAGGGGGGTGCCGTCCTCCTTGGTGACGGTGACGGGCTCCGTGGGCGGGTCCGCGTCGACGTTGAAGCCGCAGTCGGCGGTGAAGGCGCTGTAGGCGCCTTCCTCATCCCTGGCGCGGACCTTCCACTTGTAGGCGCCGGTGGGCAGGTCCGCGCCTTGGACCTTCGTGGTCGACGTGCCGCCGCTCGACACGGTGGTTGCCTTGGGAACGGGCACGGCCACGCCCGCGGCGGTGGTGACGACGAACTGAGCGGTGACGCTGCCGCCGTCGATGTCGCGCAGGTTCGCGATCAGCGCCAGGCCGCTGTTGCGTATCCAACCGTTGCAAGGTACGGGCCTGAGGCCGTCGGCCGAAGGCGCCCAGACCCCTTCGAAGGCTCCGGCGCTGATGACCTCGGGCTTGGTGGGGGTCGCTGCGGCCGCGCCCGGCGCGGAGAGGAGGTCTGCCGCGGTGAGCGGGAGGATGAGCGTGAGGAGGGTGGTGAGCGCGCGGGGCACCCGTCCACCGGCTCTGCGGCGAGTCATGGGATCTCTGCGTCTTTCTGAGAACGTCAAGGACGTGGATCACCGCAGAGTAAGGCATGCAATTCGCATTGGCACAGCAAAATCTGAGCGGACGTCACTACGGCAACGGCAGGCCCGATCCCAAATGGTCCAGTTCAGGTGGGTCTGGTCCAGGGCGGTTGGGTTCGGGCCTGCACGTTCCCTTCGTTCCCCCGTGGCGTTTGCGACACCAAACAATCAGCGGTCGGTAGCACCGGCGTGCAGCAGCAGGACGTTGCCCAGGAACCGCGTGCCCGTGGCGTCCGAGGGGCGGTTGACGATGCCCGAGCCTGCCGTGACCATCACGCTCGATCCACCGCCGTCGAGGTTCAGCGCCTCCCGGGCGCCCAGGGACTTCATCAGCTTCGCGGCGCCGGCCACGCCCAGGCCCGAACTCCAGCCCGCCCGGCGTCCGTCCACGACGACCATCAGCAGCCTCCCCTGGGCGTCGACCCCGAGCATGGTGCGCGGGTTGCCGCGGACCACCCAGTTGTAGGTGAAGGTCTGGTCGGCTCCCTGGCGGATGATGCCGTCGGCGAGGGCGTTCACCGCGACCCTTCCGTCCCGGACCAGGGTCGGGCCGACCTGGACGATCGTGGTGTCCGAGGTGAGCGGGACGGCGTATCCGGAACCGTCCAGCACGCGCTGGATGATGCGCAGCCGGGCGCCGGGGCGCGCGTGCGCGACCAGCCAGTCGGCGCTCTCGCCGATGGCCTGGAGGGTGGAGCCGCCCGCGGGCGGCTTGGCCCCGCGCGTGCGGTGCACCGCCGTCACCCGGTCGTTGCGGTCCAGGACCACCTCGGCGCCCGCACCGGTCGGCGGGGCGCTCCACTCGGGGGTGAAGCGGACGATCTCGCTCTCGTCCGTGCACTTGAGGTCGTGCTGCGGGTGCTGGGTGGGCTGGTCGCCGCCGACGCCCCCGCAGTTCCAGATCTCGCCGGGTATCCGGTTGATGCCGTCGATCTCCCTGGTGGAGCCGTCCGCGCGGACCGTGATCCGCGTGGTGTACGTGTCGATGTCCAGCTGCCGCCCGCCGTCCGTCATCCGGACCCCGCTGCGGCCCTGGGTTGCGGCGCTCAGCAGGCGGCCGTCCTTCACGTACAGGCCGAGCGACGCCTTGTTCGCGAACCACTGGGCGTTGACGCCCGCCAGCGCCCCGGCGGCGGCCGCCAGGTCGGGCAGTTTCTCGTGGACGTCGATGGTCGGCCCGAAGTCACTGGCCAGGCGGCCGGTGAACCGCTTGAAGTCCACCCGCAGGACGAACACCCGCTGGAGGGCCTCGGCGTCCGTGCCGTCCTGCGCCGTGTACCGGGTGTCCCCCGCGAACCCGGCCGCCCGGACCTGGGCGAGCGCGGCCGTCGCCGCGCCCTGGTCGGCGTACCGCCCGATCCTCACGGTCCAGCCCAGCGTGCCGGCCGGGCGGTCGGCGAAGGCGGGGATGAGGACCCGTTCCACGCGGGGATCGAAACCCTTGGCGCGCAGGGCCCCGGCCACCTGATCGGCCCGCGCCTTGACGCCGAGGGCCGCGGTGGCCCGGTCGTACGGACCGTCGGCGGTCAGGGGCTGGTTCACGTGGACGGTCCAGACGTCGTCGGCGTCGGTCCGGCCGAGGACGAGCGAGGTCTGGGTGACCCCGGGAGCGAGCACGACGGACTGCGCCGAAGTGGCGGACGGGAGCGTGAGCGGCTCGGGGGCGGCGGCCTCCCGAGCGCCCGGTGACGCGGCCGGCCGTTCCGGTGCTCCCGTTGCCGGTGCCGCACCGAGCGCGGTGACCGCGCAGAGGACGAGGACGGCGGCGGACGACGCTGCGACCCGCGGTGTCTGACGCATACGGCTCTCCCTGGAGGTGAGATGGTGCGTCTTCTCAGTGCAGGGGCGGCACGTGGCGCACGGCGCAACACCGCTTGCTGCTCACGTGAATTCCGCGGGACCTCGGGGAAGGCGGGCATCGCAGGTCCGGGGCATTGCGCCCGAGGTACACGAAAACGACCGAGGGGCCGTTTCAGATTTCTCTGAAACGGCCCCTCGGTCTACGACTCTTTCGAGTCGGGACGACAGGATTTGAACCTGCGACCCCTTGACCCCCAGTCAAGTGCGCTACCAAGCTGCGCCACGTCCCGATGTGCTTCTGATCTGGGGTTTCCCCCGTCTCGGCGGCACATGCAGAACATTACCCCACACCGAGGGGTGTCCATGCACCGGTTATCGGCAGGAGGGGGATGAAGGGAGGATGAAGGGGTGAACGCACGGGATCGGGACGATGAGGGGCGGGCGCGGAACGCTCGGCCCCGGGACGGGCTGGGACGGCCGCTGCCCTACGGGGCCCAAGGGGTGGAGCGGCAGCCCGAGGGAGTGGTGCGCTCGCCCGGGGAGACGGTGGCGCAGGCGCAGCGGCTGCTGGACGCCGGGATGCCGTTCCACGCGCACGAGGTGTTCGAGGACGCCTGGAAGTCGGGGCCAGGGGCCGAGGCGCCGCTGTGGCGGGCGCTGGCGCAGCTGGCGGTCGGGCTGAC
This genomic interval from Streptomyces sp. NBC_00193 contains the following:
- a CDS encoding phosphocholine-specific phospholipase C; this translates as MAELNRRRFLQLAGGTTALTMLGESIARAAAIPAQGTTGSIADVEHIVVLMQENRSFDHYFGALRGVRGFGDPRPVTLPSGKSVWHQSDGTKETLPFRPPSEDLGMEFLQGLNHDWAGGQSAFNKGKYDNWVPAKTATTMAHLTRQDIPFHYALADAFTICDAYHCSFIGSTDPNRYYLWSGHTGNDGQGGGPVLNNAEAGYGWTTYPERLEAAGVSWKVYQDIGDGLNAAGSWGWINDAYRGNYGDNSLLYFNSYRNAQPGSALYEKARTGTDAAAGEGYFEKLRADVVGGTLPQISWIAAPEAFSEHSNWPSNYGAWYISQVLDALTADPDVWAKTALFITYDENDGFFDHVVPPYAPASAAQGLSTTPTALDVFPGKAGYVAGPYGLGPRVPMLVVSPWSTGGYACSETFDHTSVIRFMEQRFGVHEPNISPWRRAVCGDLTSAFDFARKDTAPAPLPDTDGWFPPDRERHPDFRATPPAQGAMPRQEKGLRPTRALKYAPYVDGAALVSEGRFRLTFSGGPELGAQFYVTSGNRTDAPWTYTTEAGKSIADTWNTAYSAGATDLTVHGPNGFLRGFRNPGTTPGPEVTARHNAATGNLDLTLTNAGSTTATVTLTNAYGGGPKRLTVPKGATVKHTVSLKNTRRWYDVTVTASGSRAFLRRFAGKVETGAAGLSDPAILTEQSS
- a CDS encoding VCBS repeat-containing protein is translated as MTRRRAGGRVPRALTTLLTLILPLTAADLLSAPGAAAATPTKPEVISAGAFEGVWAPSADGLRPVPCNGWIRNSGLALIANLRDIDGGSVTAQFVVTTAAGVAVPVPKATTVSSGGTSTTKVQGADLPTGAYKWKVRARDEEGAYSAFTADCGFNVDADPPTEPVTVTKEDGTPLTTQQARTKLRLKFKNPATDLAGFCWSMDRPIPVSSTTCGGANWIPLAPGATEATAEVTLTQRFGHSLYVHAVDKAGNASPSDGAADVTTLHTSSPTFVYPAGQTPLNRAYSDLVGDLNGDGFPDLLAPEPDGGLRLYTSNGAGRVQVRTIADSGWQGALIAHGGDFTNFVSPTGAPDGYEDAIVRLGDNKLYLYPGNGFGDFSHANRRELLPPPGLGSAGWGRIQQIIAPGDLDQRTDAGFKKGNDLAVVECVDDACSGARLRIYSGRTKADGSPNQNQPFDFMAPGYTGGTTWKNYTILGIGDQNGDGVKDILARNKVDGKLYFYAGKIAADGKFGLAPRTTYATGGWLTADRPVVVSRGNAQGTVVSKTITDEGQVIPYKQFQPKAGDEQGDLWTTTPADAKRVVNYVDSAGKAATTTCPTGCLLFYPGGPTGLKQPQLVGARGWATSVTNLF
- a CDS encoding phosphodiester glycosidase family protein, with protein sequence MRQTPRVAASSAAVLVLCAVTALGAAPATGAPERPAASPGAREAAAPEPLTLPSATSAQSVVLAPGVTQTSLVLGRTDADDVWTVHVNQPLTADGPYDRATAALGVKARADQVAGALRAKGFDPRVERVLIPAFADRPAGTLGWTVRIGRYADQGAATAALAQVRAAGFAGDTRYTAQDGTDAEALQRVFVLRVDFKRFTGRLASDFGPTIDVHEKLPDLAAAAGALAGVNAQWFANKASLGLYVKDGRLLSAATQGRSGVRMTDGGRQLDIDTYTTRITVRADGSTREIDGINRIPGEIWNCGGVGGDQPTQHPQHDLKCTDESEIVRFTPEWSAPPTGAGAEVVLDRNDRVTAVHRTRGAKPPAGGSTLQAIGESADWLVAHARPGARLRIIQRVLDGSGYAVPLTSDTTIVQVGPTLVRDGRVAVNALADGIIRQGADQTFTYNWVVRGNPRTMLGVDAQGRLLMVVVDGRRAGWSSGLGVAGAAKLMKSLGAREALNLDGGGSSVMVTAGSGIVNRPSDATGTRFLGNVLLLHAGATDR
- a CDS encoding DUF309 domain-containing protein; the protein is MNARDRDDEGRARNARPRDGLGRPLPYGAQGVERQPEGVVRSPGETVAQAQRLLDAGMPFHAHEVFEDAWKSGPGAEAPLWRALAQLAVGLTHAARGNAVGGARLLRRGALALAGLDGAGDAAAPGAADGAGAAPGTPYGMDLVGLVRWARELAERVEAGAVVDAAAEAPRLTGGPGPA